cgtaaatagacgagtaaaatgtgaatgtctgtaagggagtttggtttaaacaggatactaGACGTGAACTGAGTCCGTTTTTTGTACCCCAATCGTTTATTTTGCAAAACGAGATTTTAAAGCagaaaccataaaggaaaatgaattttatgcattaaaacaaaagaaataaaaacatttcgatCCAAAGtatgtttataaacaataatggtagtcagaatcgtctctgacgaaaatattatattataaaacgtaaatagacgagtaaaatgtgaatgtctgtaagggagtttggtttaaacaggatactaGACGTGAACTGGTCCGTTTTTTGTACCccaatcgtttttttttgcaaaacgagattttaaagcaaaaaccataaaggaaaatgaattttatgcattaaaacaaaagaaataaaaacatttcgatCCAAAGtatgtttataaacaataatggtagtcagaatcgtctctgacgaaaatattatattataaaacgtaaatagacgagtaaaatgtgaatgtctgtaagggagtttggtttaaacaggataccagatGTGAACTGAGTCcttttttgtaccccattcgttttttatGCAAAACGAGattttaaagcaaaaaccaaaaaaatgaattatttcgaTCAAAAGtatgtttatatataataatggtAGTTAGTACCGTGACAGGAATATTTCGGCCAATAGAAACGCATTTaagtttacgattcgatgttttgattggtTAACAGTGGaaatgatgagtccacgtggactgacggtttgttagattttatacggggagcatacattattctttatttcttaatttagtaCGTTGGTAACTTGTCCAGTTATTCCTAAAAAGTATGCAACCGTTTTCCGGCACAACAACCGATTTTTAACAACCTTGACATATTcgcatcagtgttgccatatctcaaaattatatgaaataatgtatTATTACTAAGAAATGAGTCAACTTGGatcaaaattatgtaaaatcCTTCTCTTATTTAAGAATAACAttcaacatttatcattttAAGTGTTATTTATAATGAACAATTCATTTTTCTGACATTCTAGAGTGAATTGAAACACACCATAACCGTTTTATTGAATGCCTCTTACTGTTTTAACGTAATCAGCTCGACTAAGAACTTCGTTTAGTAAGCTGATATAATATTACAACCGTGAAAGAAGCTCAAATAAActgtacacaattttttttctacgagaaGAATGCAGCATTGCGGTaagtatgcaaatgcattaGTCAGGGAGCGCTCACTTCGATAAGTTTAAATTCTATCACAACTACAATCAAAACTTCGTacgatcattttaaatatttatcgaaaaattatctaaaattacCGCAACCTTTTTCCTGGAGAAGGATTGATAATCTTTATCATTTCGAAAAGTTGCAAGAACTCTAATGTCAGAAACGCGGTTGCCAAGTACGATTAGATAGAGTCCAGCTTCTTAACTAAACCCAAAGTTTTACTGGACCTCCTGGCATCTGGTGCACAGACGGCGCTTGGAGGAATTACTTCAGCGGATGACACCCCAAAATAAATCGAATCTGGTTCGTTTGGAATGTTTACGTGCTATACTCAATCTGCTCAAATAACAGAGCTGCAATACAAACTATAACGATCGGAAAGGTGTACTCTAGGCTTTTGTTGGAGTGCATTGAAAATCTAGTGAGTCGTAGCTGAGAAATTCGGTTCGTTTGGGTGCCCGGCTGACTTTCTCGCCAGACTAAGTTTGGCGAAATCACCGAGGGTACCAGAGGGTACTCTCTTAACTGTCTTCTTGCAAGACGGGCTCTACAGGAAGGGATAGAGACGTTTGGCATGAGATAAATGAAGACAGACATCTGAGGCGCCATTTGCGCACCATAGACATCAAGGACGACCCGGTTTACAGCTAGTCTATGGAGGAGGATGATCCCAGGTCATCTGTGAGTGCCCACGAGCGCGGTTTGAGCCTCACAGCTTGCGAGCACATTCTTAAACGTTTTGAGAAGTAAGAAATTGGAGGGAATCGTAGAAAGAGATAAATGAAAACAGACATCTGAGACGATCCTGATTACAGCTAGTCCATGGAGGAGGATGATCCTGGGTCATCTGTGAGTGCCCACGAGCAGAGTTTGAGCCTCACAGCTTGTCGAGCACATTCTTGAACGTTTAGTAAAACAACGAATCGAGGGAAtcgaataaagttttttttgtttaaaaatgttttattgagaaaaataattcgtttttatgtttataataacAGACGTCTGAAAGTTTAGCAAGGGAGAAAATGACGAATAAAGGGTGAAGGGATTATAACAGCTGCTGGAACCGTTGACTCGTGACCGCATTCGCATGACACGCTTTTTTCCAAATCCCACCCCGCATATATCAACGTaaaactataattaaaataaccctattttctaatattttttttcatcgattttattGTACCAAAACCAACGACATCTATTTAAATTAACCTTTTATGGTGTGTTTACCGCCTACGATATCCCATAGATTTTATCTtcttatgtatatatatatatatatatatatatatatatatatatatgtgcgTGTATCTTCCTGTAgcattacataatttatttaatatacaggttgtgaagaaaaagaaataaaccaCGTCGACATATCCTAAGGGTCAGTATCCTTTCTATCGAGTGTATTATCTCGTAAACAACACGTTATCTAACAAGTGAAGCGTCAAAATGCACGTTggactgttattttttttttccttattatttatCGCTACTTGTAAATCGAGTGTTATATCATACAGGGtgatcaattttattcgaaGAAATCAACACTAtgcgtataaataataatagttatcaAATAGTATTTAGAATGCGTTGGTAGCGAAGTTTTTATGTAAAACTGCATATACAGGGTCGTAAAATATGAAACGAAATAGATATGTTAGAAATTAAAGTGAATATTTATATACCTAGTAAGTAAATaagtttttcaattgaatttttcttataatttcaaGTTACCCTCGTATTTTAAtagtagaaaattgaaaaatgcattttggTTAACATCAATACAAAAACCTTTAGAATATGGGTCTTTGGACATGCCCTTTTAGACCCCcagtttaattttattgatataaccCAAGATCACCTCGAACTTTAGTGgttttagaagaaataaaatattaactttcAATTGTGTCTGTTTCATGATTTATAACACATGCTCGTCGAATAGATGCGTTTCAATAATGATTAACCGATACAAGAAATAATTAATCTGCACGGAAGATGTATCAGGAAATCTTAAAAAcaggctctgttgtcgacgcgccgcgttctaGACGACAGTTGAGCTGCCGAAGCGATTTGCGTTGCGTTTTCTCAACGCACTTCACGAGGATGATTTTTACAGCAGATCAGAAGTTTGCGAGTGGTCGGATGAAGCAATCTTCGAGCTGAATGGTTCGGTCAATCGGTATAACTGCTTGTACTGTTATAACAAGAATCCTGACGTTTTCATTGAAACTTTTTTGTGCAGGTATCCGTCCAGTTTTTCGAGAAACACGCGGCAGGTTATATGTGCGGGAGTTCGTCAACGTTCATTTTGGAAACTGACACCTTGTGGGACCTTCTCAAGTACCGCGTTTTCTTAATAGGATCACGtactttacattttttaaattcaataaaaatcctGTATCCCACCTCGTATAatcacaaaatgtaaaaataaactaccggttttgttttaattcataaaatttccGAACTAAATAGTCAAACATCACGTATTTAACTTTGTATATCAAGCATTCGACTTCCTTCATATACCTATTCGTAAAATTCCACGCATCctactaatatttttcatatttaatcaaatatacCTAGTCgtaaattaattaagaaaaagcGTTCACTTCGTAATCAGCCAGTTTCCGTAGGCTTTAATTTTACTTACTACCTATCAGTTAACCTTCAATTTCAACTAGAAAacttaattcataataaatttcattcaacaCGGAGATATTATATTAGTTTTTGATTCACTGTGTATATCAATCATccttaaaataacatttttttatatttattatattaattaagcTTAGGACTATCCagtcataaattaaattatacgAGACACGTTCGGAAACTTTctctttaaaactttttttccaaaacaaatatttaaaaatttataataggattttctcttttatttttatttacgcGGGGTATCCTAAAACTTGGAGAAATTATTTGAttgcaaaattaaattttgtatgttgtatattacgagggtttctacttaagttttgatatatatgtcaaatctgacattgacatcacaaagtttgacgtttttaatggtgaacgtactaaAAAAGGAAAACACCGAtgagaatatgtcaaatctgacattgacatctcaaagtttgacgtttttaatgatGAACGTACTTAGAACGTGTTGTTATACGAGTGATATTTGAGATGTTCGTCAAAAATGACGAACATTATCGTGCGATCATTTTCTATGAGTTTAAACGTGGATTAAATCAATAGCAaggtgccgatcaactcgcttcgacttttgatgATCAAACACCATCTCTAAAGACTGCgattcgctggttttccgaattcaatcgtggtcgcacttcacaacaaaatgaatttcgtgaaggttcGTTCAAAATCGGCTTTTGTGCCAGGAAACATTGATGCTGATATCGCAAAACCGTCATGTGATATACCGGGGAGTTTAAGGCATACTTAGTTCTATTAGAGCAaagtagaacggtcaattctgaatgggaTAGGTTCTGAACCAAGACGTATCATTCTTCACCACGTCaatcatccaccgtacagtcccTATTTGGCATCCACTGATTTCTTCTTATACctacatatcaaaaataaattgcgaggtgaACACCTGAAAAAGTCTTTCAACATAAAACTGTCCACGAGTTTTTTTAAATCCCAATCCTTTATTTCAAATCTATCGACAATGTCTCGAATGTTGAAGCCTcgataaagataaaataaaagatcgaaacgttgggatttgaaaaaaaactcttggatagttttattttgagtcctcaacctaCAAAACCATTCGAAATTTCATAAGAAAGTCTTTAGATAGATCTTTGAGCCCTCGGGGTCTGAAATGACCTGTTTTTTAATAGACACTAGGTATTTCGTGggtttttaaatactttaaagAGGTTTTTCAACCCCCAAAATGAGCCCTACTTAATCGATTTACTgcctttttatttcaatatagaATATGAgttcaatttatattaattcaaatttttgtttgtatcaatttataatatgtTTAGAATACATTCCTATTGATTGAAATCACGTCAATAACATAACCTTATATTGGAATTCATAATGTTGACTAACAATGGTATGTTATACCAGTGAAACAAAACACTATGTACATGACCTGAGTGGGAATTGCCATTGATGACGAATCAACGTTTAAATGTTAAATAGATGAACTTGTACTTAAACAATAGATATATAAAGATTACGTGTTTTGTTTGacgtaaaataatcaaaatgtatttaaaaatatatttgtaaaatcgAAAACAAAAAGGTTAAAAGCATAATAATCATTATACTTAATTTGGTACAACAAATCAAATACCCCcggtaaaaatatttatcgacGCCGTGTGTTAATTCATAACATATTTAGTAAAGAGTtagaattaatataaaaacacgTGTTTATACTAAGATAAAACTGGTTtccaactaaaaaaaaataataacacatccaattgtgaaatatattttacatgAATGTGATAATACTAGAATTTTTTAGtaactaaatatttaataatgtatttaaaacataaaatttgtcaataattaataataatattgatataaagcTATGATGAACATTACCAAGGAAACGACGTTTCACATTGCATACAAAACATAACCACAAATTCTAAAACACAAACAGAACTTACCTTTCCCGTAGCTTTCTTATATCTCAAAGTAGCTTCCCTTATTAAGTCCTTGACCAAGATATCGCCGTCACCACAAGGCACAACCACACGTACACTACCAAAACACACTGTAACCTtcattttacattaaaaaatcgCGGTTTCATAAACTTAGGTATGTTGACGCCATGCTACTATTCTAACGTACATTTCACCTTTACGTTTATTATCACTGCAGTCGCACTCCAACCGTCCGGTGTTCGTGAATCGAGTATGAAAATTTTCGTTGTGTCTTTCCGATTTGTGCACAGGGGcacaattttcaaaacaaacaatcGTTTAATAACACAACGTTTGCTTTCACTCGTAGAATTTTACgaactaaaaattttaaacgaGTTTTCCCCCCCTTCGGCTACCTGTGCGATGTGGCCAATGGTTTTCGGGATACCAGCATGTGGCTGGCATGACAACTATCAATGGAATGTCGTTTTGGCTGCGTTGCCGATATGTACAGGTAAATTTGAGATAactatttgttaaaatatttaaaattaattttttacatattgaTATGAATTGAAGCCGATTCTAATTcgatttttagaaattaaaaatatattaaaacgtgaataaaaaagaaaattaattaaaaatatctatactaactaataaaattaacaataatatctACATTATTAATATACAATATGTAAATATCGGCAcgattctaatatatttttttttttattttaaattataaatctttttattattcattatatggTTGacgatttaaaattttctatattattaagaaaacatATGATACTAGACAACAGCGCTTTAATAGCGTAGTAGGAAAATATTATggttaaaaataatagaaggTACAATACTATAGACAACTAGCAATATACAACTATATTGAATGTTGTCTAATATTGGAATAATGGTTTGTTACGAATTTAATATACATAAATAGCTTTTTAATCCAAAATATAGTCTTaagaatttgaattataatatgaacaaatatattaagaaaacCTATAAACCAAATCATtaatttacaaacaaataatatgtTACGTgatatttccaatataaatgATACTTAGGTATTGCATAACGAAATGATTTTATCGGATTTTCAATAGTATATAATTAGATAGTTTTATATGatgattttcataaatatatgattaaattgtatcattattaataatcaaaatatgaattttgataaagaccgtaATCGGTTCAAACGTCatcttttacttgttttttgaaactaattttctctCAAAAGAGACCTAATCAAAGCTATTcatcaagaaaaacatataaaaatgtctaaaaaaagtattattaatataattttaaaataattatcggAGCTCACTAGGCTAATAACACTCAATACAGAACTGTTATGCTGGTTGCCTGTATaactaaaaacttattttgaagaatttaattaaaaaacacatTCTGTTTCATTCGGTTGATTGAATATCgtaagatataaattatttataatgcgaaattgtttatttacaatgaaattaatGTAATTATATAATAACGTTTGAAGGTATTGTCGTGGCcgtgaaaaattaaattaacgtAATGAAAGGCATAAAAGATTATATTTGTATTGTCAGGTGCACGCCTGTTATACAGTGTTGCCGTTTTTATTCAACGTATTTAAGTAGAGCTTTTTTGTTAGATATTATGTTTGTATATTATcactatatttattatttaattaatgaaaaggGATAAGATAGGAGTAgaatgatttaaaagaaaatatacttCAAATAAAAGTCATATAATTgcataaataataacatttattgtgtattttctaaCTATATATCagattaattgaattaatattgaGGTATTCGGTGCTAGTATGACATATTAGCATTAGTTTCTCTCGATTTCATCTTCTTTATtgccaaaatttcgaaaattaatagAATCAAACTGAAGATAACCCCGCTGGCGAATATTAAAAATGCCGCATAACAATCTAGTATACCGGCGCTTCCGAAATTACTTCCCTTACTTTGACAAACCGGTTTTTTAGTGTAAATTCTATTCGTATCACGTCTTTGTATTCCATTTTCCAGCATTTTTctcaaactaaaataaataaatcagcgGCGGGAACAATAATGTTTGGAAACCCcgaattaattgatttttacgTACCCcactttaataatttctttataagCAGATCCTTTTTTAATAGATACCCATGGTTCtatcaaattaataaacacGATTTCTTTCAAACTACATTTTTCACTTTCCTGGAAAGTATTTCCTATCATTTTATAACCGGAAGAAACTTCTACGTGGAAAGCGAAGAAACCCTTTTGCACTCTACTGATCCCTTCCTGCATTGTCATGAAATTCGGTTTTTGTCCTTTAGGTGcgattttttgttgataaatcgcTTTTCTAATAGGTTCATCTGCAGTCTACAGAGAGAATAAGAAAACTTTGgttctaaataaattagaatcaTACAGtagataagaaattaatttcaaatcattataatcaaatgaaataCAAGACATCTACGCCACTGCTTCTCCACGGCGCAACAACAACGCACAGAGAGAATAATAGGAGccaattgttttttaaaactatactACGTTAAAAATAAGTTCgtcattatatttattcaacacATTAAATTCATATAGTGAATGTATTTTGTAGAAATCTAAtagaaaatgttaatttttatttccttgtAGTGAACGTCaacttcttcttctcttttataatttttataatgtatcTGTGGTTCTGTGATTAGAAGTACACTTATTATCATAAAGTTAAACGGTTCTGGCTActgtgttttataaaaatgttaataatttgtaaaaatgttatttggaaaacatataaataaaagtttgtggCTACTGTACCTattaacgtttttttaaataaatgtatcaCCTAGTTTGTGATACTATGATTTGGAATAGaaatattgacattattttgaaagGTTCTGGCTAATTCACTTACTTAAGTGAATATAAAAACCaagttgataaaataaaatttaaatattttagatagtTGTAATGTAGTAGGAATTAGTAGGAAAATCACAACTCACcttgaaataataatgagaataaaCAATATCTTCAACCCCTAACGAAATTCTAGAATTTAACAAATCTTCTAAAGTTTTAATACTTTCCGTTGTGCTTTGTAAAATGGCGACAATATTAGCCGAATAAGAAGTATATAAAAACATGGTAGCTATAAAAGCGAATATTGTAGCTATACGACCGGCGTTACTTTTAGGTTCGGATTCCGCCCCCTGTTGCGTCACCGCGCCCAATTCCATCACCAAAACATCGAAAAACCCCGGTCTCAAAGGCACCACTGAATtcgaattattttcttgtaCTTTTTCTCGAAAAGTAGGATCTTTCCACTCCCATTTTACTATTATataaattactataaaaatCAGCGGTACTAAACCGAAACAGCTGTACCAAACGTCGGTATCGAAAGGTAAAGTGAACACGTTCGATACGTACGATAGAGGGGGAGCTCTGAAGATGAATTTAGCGTAAGTTGGAGCACTCGGTGCTACGTATTCTATCACGTCTATTCTGTcaatagtgaaaaataaagcTGTGCCTGtaaaagattaaaaaacaaTCCTAAATAGTGAAATTATAGgcgatttttttttaacaaaaatggtaAAAGTTGAGCAACTACTATATTCTTCTGATATAACTtatttggttttgaaaaataaatttttttcaactattacgAGATTTACTATTTATGCATTGAGAACCGGCAACACTGGTATTACCAAGTGGGCTCGGTCGTAACGAACTTGAAGCTAGGCATTTTGACAGTATATGCACGTTTTGCTGTGcaaatttacattaattgaaatataatcttGTGCATtatgtgattttaaaaaaacatataaatattaaaaattcgttttttataatatcagGATATAAACAGCAACCGTTATAGAATTCTTCTTTTTgctaacaacaaaaaaattctgcAATCTAATAAATCGTCAATATGCATTTCAAAATGGCCGGCGTGAAGTAAATAAATGCTTTTGCTATAAGTTCCTGTGTAgtttgtgaaattatttatttaatttgataccCAGTGGTACGGCAAAGTGGCTTCTCAAAGGATAGCCTTCGGAAACATTGTTTTGCGTTGTTTTTAGTGTAGGTAAGCAGTAAATAAATTCTGAAAAGCAGTATATTGGAAACTGGTACATAGAAGAAAGTCAATCGCTTACCCCACGACCGTTGTTTTGACGTAGATCGCCTGTTTTCTAagtttgtttaataaaaataactcttCTTCTATTTTAAGAACGTGATTAAGATATAAGAATATTTACCTCCAATTTCAGCTCTATCTGATTGTAAATCTCCAATCATTCCAGTAAACTTGCTAGTATTACTGTCTCTATAACCCCAAGTTGTATCAAATATAGGGGTAGAAGTGGCGTTTAAAATaaccaacaaatatttcattattagcCAATTTAATTTGGATAATGGATCGATATGGGTATTTCTAGAACcccaaaaattcaattttaataaaattaattcaatagataatatcagaaaaagaagaagaaaacaagcTAGTACCTGTAATCTTCTAGGTGTTTATATGTATCGGAATTAGTAACCAcgtaagaaatattcaaattcaatcctttcaaatttgttctattCCTCGAAAATGAAAGTTCATcgtatttaaaaaaaccttGTTTCGAATTCCATCGAGCTATATCATTTTCTAGAAATTCCGAAGAATCTTTAGACACTTTATACAAAGCTTTAATCTTGTATacgtaattttctttttctaaattttccacGACAAAAATTTGACTGTCCaatctgtaataataatttttaaaatcctCATAATCGCCGTCGGAGAGTATAATCCATCTAAAGGGTTGCTTAAATAGATCCATTTGATTACCCTAAAAACGATACGCAGGGCTACAATTTATATGTTCAGATATTGtgaaatggcaacgttgtaatattATAGGCGAAACAATCAAGAAAATTGGATAATCGGGAAAACTATACTTTTAATACGGAAAACTAacatgatttttggatttttcgcACAAAAACACATAGTATTCCATGTTTTTTGGCATACTTTCGCCCCAAAAAGGTGTATTTATAATATCAACCGACAATGCTACTGTTGTCATATTTCAACCTAAAtaccaatttttgaatttttaaatcaagACGTATCATATACCACGTTGCGATATTGAATCAAAcctgattaaaatatttttaaatcatgtATAATTCCATTCATAATAGAAATTATACAgtataaatctaaataaaacttttattccCGCTATCTTAGCAACCACAAAATGTTTAAAGGTCGTTTCTAGGAAACGCGCATACGAATTTACACACCAGCTCCATCTATACGACAGTACCTAACAGTTTACAGATTTCTTCTGcttttcgaatatatttttactatattgttttatttcattatcaacTATGAAGTACTTACTTGTTCTAGTACCATTTTCGTACCGTTACAActcatatcaataaaaaatatttgatgttcTGGTGGAAAATAGTACGATATGTTTTTATTTGGGTTCTGAATATCGCAAGGGACGTTATTTGATGACAATTCTTTCCAAAGCAgtaatttatattctaaaaaaatatagttacgTCGGTCTAATATAATATGACGCAAATCTGACATAAGATGGCGCTACGACATGAATCGTATATATACTTACCTCGTGACCAACAAATGAATGCATTAAGTTTAACTGGGCCCTGTAATTTTAAAACGAAATCATTTACCATTTTGatagtttcatattttgtttgtaAAGACAACTTGAATGCGATAGTAAAAAAAGGCAAAACTACGTTTAGCCTCATTCTTGAATTCTTTAACGTAATCCTTGATAAAGCCCGTATTTATACTATCTATGcattatttatgtataaatcGGAAACGAGGTGGATCACAATAACCAGTGATTATAAGCATTTTAATTCAAGTACGCGGAATGTGGTGATTATAGGTTAGGGTTAAGAATTACACAAATATCGTATAGTTCTTTACGTTATTTAATTATGTACCGGGTGggtaataaaattcgaaaaactatttttttaattttacttcaTTAAGTGGCACTTTATGTACGATAATTGAATTCTGCGCATTTTTTGAGTGTATCAAATAAGAGATGGGGGAGAATGGGAACAAATGCCTT
This DNA window, taken from Diorhabda sublineata isolate icDioSubl1.1 chromosome 4, icDioSubl1.1, whole genome shotgun sequence, encodes the following:
- the LOC130443286 gene encoding ionotropic receptor 75a-like yields the protein MSDLRHIILDRRNYIFLEYKLLLWKELSSNNVPCDIQNPNKNISYYFPPEHQIFFIDMSCNGTKMVLEQGNQMDLFKQPFRWIILSDGDYEDFKNYYYRLDSQIFVVENLEKENYVYKIKALYKVSKDSSEFLENDIARWNSKQGFFKYDELSFSRNRTNLKGLNLNISYVVTNSDTYKHLEDYRNTHIDPLSKLNWLIMKYLLVILNATSTPIFDTTWGYRDSNTSKFTGMIGDLQSDRAEIGGTALFFTIDRIDVIEYVAPSAPTYAKFIFRAPPLSYVSNVFTLPFDTDVWYSCFGLVPLIFIVIYIIVKWEWKDPTFREKVQENNSNSVVPLRPGFFDVLVMELGAVTQQGAESEPKSNAGRIATIFAFIATMFLYTSYSANIVAILQSTTESIKTLEDLLNSRISLGVEDIVYSHYYFKTADEPIRKAIYQQKIAPKGQKPNFMTMQEGISRVQKGFFAFHVEVSSGYKMIGNTFQESEKCSLKEIVFINLIEPWVSIKKGSAYKEIIKVGLRKMLENGIQRRDTNRIYTKKPVCQSKGSNFGSAGILDCYAAFLIFASGVIFSLILLIFEILAIKKMKSRETNANMSY